One segment of Pseudomonas pohangensis DNA contains the following:
- a CDS encoding putative selenate ABC transporter substrate-binding protein: MLNRALALAAAFALSLTTAVAHAADVLRVTAIPDEAPTELQRKFKPLGEYLEQQLGMKVEFTPVADYPAVVEALAADRVDLAWLGGFTFVQARLKTGNAIPLVQREQDAVFTSKFISSDPAVKSLADLKGKTFAFGSVSSTSGSLMPRYFMLQEEIVPEQFFSRVAYSGAHDATAAWVEAGKVDGGVLNASVWDKLVASGKVDTSKVHVFATTPTYYDYNWTVRGNLDPVLIEKITAAFLALDPAKPADKAILDLQAATRFIPTNADNYKGIEAAAKAAGLLK; this comes from the coding sequence ATGCTTAATCGCGCTCTGGCGCTTGCCGCCGCATTTGCCCTGTCCCTCACCACCGCCGTTGCCCACGCCGCCGATGTGCTGCGCGTGACCGCTATTCCTGACGAAGCCCCTACCGAACTGCAACGCAAGTTCAAACCCCTGGGTGAGTACCTTGAGCAGCAACTGGGCATGAAAGTCGAGTTCACCCCGGTGGCCGACTACCCGGCCGTGGTCGAAGCGCTGGCTGCCGATCGGGTTGATCTGGCCTGGCTCGGTGGCTTCACCTTCGTCCAGGCGCGCCTGAAGACCGGCAATGCCATCCCGCTGGTACAGCGCGAGCAGGATGCGGTGTTCACCAGCAAGTTCATCAGCAGTGATCCTGCGGTGAAATCCCTGGCCGACCTCAAGGGCAAGACCTTTGCCTTCGGCTCGGTGTCGTCCACCTCCGGCAGCCTGATGCCGCGCTACTTCATGCTGCAGGAAGAAATCGTGCCGGAGCAGTTCTTCAGCCGCGTGGCCTACTCCGGCGCCCATGACGCCACCGCAGCCTGGGTTGAAGCAGGCAAAGTGGATGGCGGCGTGCTGAATGCCAGCGTCTGGGACAAACTGGTCGCCAGCGGCAAGGTCGATACCAGCAAGGTGCACGTGTTCGCCACCACCCCGACCTACTACGACTACAACTGGACCGTACGCGGCAACCTTGATCCGGTGTTGATCGAGAAAATCACCGCCGCCTTCCTCGCCCTTGACCCGGCCAAGCCGGCAGACAAGGCGATTCTCGATCTGCAAGCCGCGACCCGCTTCATCCCGACCAATGCCGACAACTACAAAGGCATCGAAGCTGCTGCCAAGGCTGCCGGTCTGCTCAAGTGA
- the phnE gene encoding phosphonate ABC transporter, permease protein PhnE, translating into MKRLINYSLLLGLLLAVVSSFAYLQLDLASLFSSQSLAQMGRYAGNFLQPDFSTDYLQRIGQGALETLAMSALGTLLAVILGLLLALPAAGRLGKLAQAVSRLLLNALRAVPELVWAALMVLAAGLGPNAGTLALALHTTGVLGRLFAEALENCPPEPTEALRLSGSSAFSAFCYGTLPGILPQLLAYSLYRWENNIRMASVLGFVGAGGLGQMLYVSLSLFQEAQAATVIIAMLLLVLLVDVSSNSLRQRWLEA; encoded by the coding sequence ATGAAGCGACTGATCAATTACAGCCTGCTGCTCGGCTTGTTGCTGGCCGTGGTCAGCTCCTTTGCCTATCTGCAACTGGATCTGGCCAGCCTGTTCAGCAGCCAGAGCCTGGCGCAAATGGGCCGCTATGCCGGCAACTTCCTGCAGCCCGATTTCAGTACTGATTATTTGCAGCGCATCGGCCAGGGCGCGCTGGAAACCCTGGCCATGTCCGCCCTTGGCACCCTGCTCGCGGTGATCCTCGGCCTGCTGCTGGCCTTACCGGCGGCGGGTCGGCTGGGCAAGCTGGCCCAAGCTGTTTCGCGCTTGCTACTCAATGCCCTGCGTGCAGTGCCGGAACTGGTGTGGGCCGCGCTGATGGTACTGGCCGCCGGGCTGGGGCCGAACGCCGGCACCCTGGCCCTGGCCCTGCACACCACCGGCGTACTCGGCCGGCTGTTTGCCGAAGCCCTGGAAAACTGCCCACCGGAGCCAACCGAAGCGCTGCGCCTGTCCGGCAGTTCGGCGTTCAGCGCCTTCTGCTACGGCACCCTGCCGGGCATTCTGCCGCAGCTGCTGGCGTACAGCCTGTACCGTTGGGAGAACAATATCCGCATGGCCAGCGTGCTCGGCTTTGTCGGCGCCGGCGGGCTGGGGCAGATGCTCTATGTCAGTCTCAGCCTGTTCCAGGAAGCCCAGGCGGCAACCGTGATCATCGCCATGCTGCTACTGGTATTGCTGGTGGACGTGAGCAGCAACAGCCTGCGCCAGCGCTGGCTCGAGGCCTGA
- the cfa gene encoding cyclopropane fatty acyl phospholipid synthase, which produces MAQGKFSSQAADQLHQHSTGRRARDIVEALLQHAAIQIDGRQPWDMQVHDERLYDRVLSDGTLGLGEAWMDGWWDCAQLDEFTCRVLRAHLDRHLRIGWYALWRRFCGLLGNLQSRSRAFIVGQQHYDLGNQLYQCMLDQRMTYTCGYWAQASDLDQAQTHKLDLSCRKLGLQAGQRILDIGCGWGSFGEFAARHYGVEVVGITISREQAELARQRCQGLPVEIRLQDYRDLDERFDHIVSLGMFEHVGWKNYATYMQVVQRCLADGGLFLLHSIGGNRSLRHTDPWIDRYIFPNGGLPSIAQIGRACEPGLVMEDWHNFGADYDRTLMAWHANFERHWPQLEGQYDSRFRRMWRYYLLSCAGAFRARDIQLWQVVLSKGGVPGGYRSLR; this is translated from the coding sequence ATGGCGCAGGGGAAATTTTCTTCACAGGCGGCTGATCAACTGCATCAGCACAGTACCGGGCGGCGGGCGCGCGACATTGTCGAAGCCCTGTTGCAACACGCCGCCATTCAGATTGACGGCAGGCAGCCGTGGGATATGCAGGTGCATGACGAGCGCCTGTATGACCGGGTGCTGTCAGACGGCACCCTCGGCCTCGGCGAAGCCTGGATGGACGGCTGGTGGGATTGCGCACAGCTCGACGAGTTCACCTGCCGGGTGTTGCGTGCGCACCTTGATCGGCATCTGCGCATTGGCTGGTATGCCCTCTGGCGCAGGTTCTGCGGTCTGCTGGGCAATCTGCAGTCGCGCTCGCGGGCCTTCATCGTTGGCCAGCAGCATTATGATCTGGGCAATCAGCTGTACCAGTGCATGCTCGACCAGCGCATGACCTACACCTGTGGCTACTGGGCGCAGGCCAGCGATCTCGATCAGGCACAAACCCACAAGCTGGATCTGAGTTGCCGCAAACTCGGCCTGCAAGCCGGTCAGCGCATCCTCGATATCGGTTGTGGCTGGGGCAGCTTCGGCGAATTTGCCGCCCGCCATTACGGCGTGGAAGTGGTCGGCATCACCATCTCCCGCGAGCAGGCCGAGCTGGCCCGGCAACGCTGTCAGGGCCTGCCGGTGGAAATCCGGCTGCAGGATTACCGTGACCTGGATGAACGCTTCGATCACATCGTGTCACTGGGCATGTTCGAACACGTCGGCTGGAAAAACTACGCCACCTACATGCAGGTGGTGCAGCGTTGTCTGGCCGATGGAGGGCTGTTTCTGCTGCACAGCATCGGCGGTAACCGCAGCTTGCGGCATACCGACCCATGGATCGACCGCTATATCTTTCCCAATGGCGGGTTGCCTTCGATTGCCCAGATCGGCAGGGCCTGCGAGCCCGGGCTGGTGATGGAGGACTGGCATAACTTCGGCGCCGATTACGACCGTACGCTGATGGCCTGGCATGCCAACTTCGAGCGCCACTGGCCGCAGCTGGAGGGGCAGTACGATTCGCGTTTCCGCCGTATGTGGCGCTACTACCTGCTGAGCTGTGCCGGCGCCTTCCGCGCCCGTGATATCCAGTTGTGGCAGGTGGTGCTGAGCAAGGGCGGGGTGCCTGGCGGCTATCGTTCGCTGCGCTGA
- a CDS encoding class I SAM-dependent methyltransferase yields the protein MPGYRIKYSTLSIGAEDFHLCSLRDKQQFADAEGLAEQAGISSATWPLFGQLWLSGEVLACTMQDYPVAGLRILELGCGLGLSSLVLQRLEADITASDYHPLAGEFLARNTLLNQLPPIPYKRCDWAVDYPELGLFDLIIGSDLLYERDHPALLAGFIDRHTAKTARVLIVDPRRGHTASFSREMAVFGYQQNADLGNAHDSADVAFRGRILNLSRKAA from the coding sequence ATGCCTGGCTACCGCATCAAATATTCCACCCTCAGCATCGGTGCTGAAGATTTTCATCTGTGCTCGCTGCGCGACAAGCAGCAATTCGCCGATGCCGAAGGCCTTGCCGAGCAGGCGGGAATTTCCTCGGCCACCTGGCCCCTGTTTGGCCAGTTATGGCTGTCCGGCGAAGTGCTGGCCTGTACCATGCAGGACTATCCGGTTGCCGGTTTGCGCATTCTTGAACTGGGTTGCGGGCTGGGGCTGTCCAGCCTGGTGCTGCAGCGCCTCGAAGCGGATATCACCGCCAGTGACTACCACCCGCTGGCCGGCGAATTCCTCGCTCGCAATACTCTACTGAACCAGTTGCCGCCGATTCCCTACAAGCGTTGTGACTGGGCTGTGGATTACCCGGAGCTGGGCCTGTTCGACCTGATCATCGGTAGCGACCTGCTGTATGAGCGCGATCACCCGGCATTGCTGGCCGGCTTCATCGATCGCCATACCGCGAAGACGGCCCGGGTGCTGATTGTCGATCCACGGCGCGGTCATACGGCCAGCTTCAGTCGGGAAATGGCAGTTTTCGGTTATCAGCAGAATGCCGATCTGGGCAACGCCCATGACAGTGCCGATGTGGCCTTCCGGGGGCGCATCCTTAACCTCAGTCGCAAGGCTGCCTGA
- the selD gene encoding selenide, water dikinase SelD, giving the protein MSEPIRLTQYSHGAGCGCKISPKVLEVILAGSGAQNLDPKLWVGNASRDDAAVYAIDEERGVVSTTDFFMPIVDDPYDFGRIAATNAISDIYAMGGDPLMAIAILGWPVNVLAPEVAREVIRGGRAVCDEAGIPLAGGHSIDAPEPIFGLAVTGLVDKRHMKRNDTAELGCKLYLSKPLGIGILTTAEKKSKLRATDVGLARDWMCTLNKPGSRFGKLAGVKAMTDVTGFGLLGHLLEMAEGSGLTARLTYSAVPRLPGVDYYLAEGCVPGGTLRNFESYGEKVAPLSEEQKHLLCDPQTSGGLLVAVAAEGEAEFLALAAELGLQLAPIGELVARQPFAVEVC; this is encoded by the coding sequence ATGAGCGAGCCAATCCGCCTGACCCAGTACAGCCATGGTGCCGGTTGCGGCTGCAAGATTTCGCCCAAGGTGCTGGAGGTGATTCTCGCCGGCAGCGGCGCGCAGAATCTCGATCCAAAACTGTGGGTCGGCAATGCCTCGCGCGATGACGCGGCGGTGTATGCCATCGATGAAGAGCGCGGGGTAGTTTCTACCACCGACTTCTTCATGCCGATTGTCGATGACCCGTATGACTTTGGCCGTATCGCCGCCACCAACGCCATCAGTGACATCTACGCCATGGGCGGTGACCCGCTGATGGCCATCGCCATACTCGGCTGGCCGGTGAATGTGCTGGCGCCGGAAGTGGCGCGCGAGGTGATTCGTGGTGGGCGTGCGGTCTGTGACGAGGCCGGTATTCCCCTGGCTGGTGGCCATTCGATCGATGCGCCGGAGCCGATCTTCGGTCTGGCGGTCACCGGGCTGGTGGACAAGCGCCACATGAAGCGCAATGACACGGCCGAACTGGGCTGCAAGCTGTATCTGAGCAAGCCGCTGGGTATCGGCATTCTCACCACGGCGGAGAAGAAGTCCAAACTGCGGGCAACCGACGTGGGTCTGGCGCGGGACTGGATGTGCACCCTGAACAAACCCGGCAGCCGCTTCGGCAAGCTGGCCGGGGTCAAGGCGATGACCGATGTCACCGGCTTTGGTCTGCTCGGTCATCTGCTGGAAATGGCCGAGGGCAGCGGGCTTACTGCACGCCTGACCTACAGCGCCGTGCCGCGTTTGCCCGGCGTGGATTACTACCTGGCCGAGGGCTGCGTACCCGGCGGCACCCTGCGCAACTTTGAAAGCTACGGCGAGAAGGTCGCGCCGCTGAGCGAGGAGCAGAAACACCTGCTCTGTGATCCGCAGACCAGCGGCGGGCTGCTGGTGGCGGTGGCGGCAGAGGGTGAGGCGGAGTTTCTCGCGTTGGCGGCTGAGCTGGGTCTGCAGCTGGCGCCGATTGGCGAACTGGTGGCGCGCCAGCCGTTTGCCGTCGAGGTTTGCTGA
- a CDS encoding phosphonate ABC transporter ATP-binding protein → MTLQLDGVGLTHANGHIALRDINLRVTRGERLAIIGPSGAGKTSLLRVLATALQPSSGSLKLLDQQPWALSAGQRQKLRSAIGLIHQSPPLPPRQRVVTAVLAGRLGQWSLGKALLNLLYPLERAAAAAALARMDLADKLHAHCDQLSGGQLQRVGIARVLYQSPQLLLADEPVSAMDPVLAGHTLHTLCDEAGARGISLIASLHAVELALQHFPRIIGLRDGRILFDKASDAVSPADLEALYANEQLQRNVPASPQPPPVVVHIPRC, encoded by the coding sequence GTGACACTGCAGCTGGATGGCGTGGGCCTGACCCACGCCAATGGCCACATTGCGCTGCGCGATATCAACCTGCGAGTGACGCGCGGCGAACGGCTGGCGATTATCGGCCCCTCGGGTGCCGGCAAAACCAGCCTGCTGCGCGTGCTGGCCACTGCCCTGCAACCCAGCAGTGGCAGCCTGAAGCTGCTGGATCAGCAGCCCTGGGCGCTGTCGGCCGGACAGCGGCAGAAGCTGCGCAGTGCTATCGGCCTGATTCATCAGTCACCACCGCTGCCGCCCCGGCAACGGGTGGTCACCGCCGTATTGGCCGGGCGTCTGGGCCAATGGTCACTGGGCAAGGCCCTGCTCAACCTGCTCTATCCGCTGGAGCGTGCCGCAGCCGCCGCTGCGCTGGCGCGCATGGATCTGGCCGACAAGCTGCATGCCCATTGCGATCAGCTCTCCGGTGGCCAGTTGCAGCGGGTCGGCATCGCCCGCGTGCTCTATCAAAGCCCACAGCTACTGCTGGCCGACGAACCGGTCTCGGCCATGGATCCGGTACTGGCCGGACATACCCTGCATACCCTGTGTGATGAGGCTGGCGCCCGCGGCATCAGCCTGATTGCCAGCCTGCATGCGGTGGAGCTGGCGCTGCAGCACTTCCCGCGCATCATCGGCCTGCGCGACGGGCGCATCCTGTTCGACAAGGCCAGCGATGCGGTAAGCCCGGCGGATCTGGAGGCGCTGTACGCCAACGAGCAACTGCAGCGCAATGTACCCGCCTCGCCGCAACCGCCCCCCGTCGTCGTGCATATTCCGCGATGCTGA
- the mnmH gene encoding tRNA 2-selenouridine(34) synthase MnmH: protein MRDNSSDYRAIFLSGAPMMDARAPVEFDKGAFPGTVNLPLMNDLERQKVGTCYKQKGQQAAIELGHQLVSGELKAARIAAWAAFARANPEGYLYCFRGGLRSQLVQQWLKEAGIDYPRVLGGYKAMRSFLLETIEQAVAQCDFVVVGGLTGTGKTDVLYALDNRLDLEGHANHRGSSFGKRATAQPGQIDFENSLAIDILRKRAAGIESFVLEDESRLVGRCSLPLPLHQGMQEYPLVWLEDSLDGRVQRILRDYVIDLCAEFVDLHGVETGFALFSARLLESLANIRKRLGGERYQRFQQMMQAALDEQQSSGDTAWHRSWIVGLLTEYYDPMYAFQRESKGQRIEFSGTRDEVVAYLRERKRP from the coding sequence ATGCGCGACAACAGCAGCGATTACCGGGCGATATTCCTCAGCGGCGCGCCGATGATGGATGCCCGCGCGCCGGTGGAGTTCGACAAGGGTGCCTTCCCCGGTACCGTCAATCTGCCGCTGATGAATGATCTGGAGCGGCAGAAGGTCGGTACCTGTTACAAGCAGAAAGGCCAGCAGGCGGCCATCGAACTGGGTCATCAACTGGTCAGCGGCGAGCTGAAGGCGGCACGCATTGCCGCCTGGGCAGCCTTTGCCCGGGCCAATCCCGAGGGTTATCTGTATTGCTTCCGCGGCGGCCTGCGCTCGCAACTGGTGCAGCAGTGGCTCAAGGAAGCCGGCATCGACTACCCGCGGGTGCTCGGTGGTTACAAGGCCATGCGCAGCTTCCTGCTGGAGACCATCGAACAGGCCGTGGCGCAGTGTGATTTTGTGGTGGTCGGTGGTCTGACCGGCACCGGCAAGACCGATGTGCTCTATGCGCTGGATAACCGCCTGGATCTGGAAGGCCACGCCAATCACCGCGGCTCGAGTTTCGGCAAACGTGCCACCGCGCAGCCCGGCCAGATCGATTTCGAAAACAGCCTGGCCATCGACATCCTGCGCAAGCGCGCTGCGGGCATCGAAAGCTTCGTGCTGGAAGATGAAAGCCGGCTGGTCGGGCGCTGTTCGCTGCCGCTGCCGTTGCATCAGGGCATGCAGGAGTATCCGCTGGTTTGGCTGGAAGACAGTCTGGACGGGCGAGTGCAGCGCATCCTGCGCGATTACGTGATCGATCTGTGTGCGGAATTTGTTGACCTGCATGGAGTAGAAACGGGGTTTGCACTGTTCAGCGCGCGCCTGCTGGAAAGTCTGGCGAATATTCGCAAGCGCCTGGGCGGGGAGCGCTACCAGCGTTTTCAGCAGATGATGCAGGCAGCGCTGGATGAGCAGCAGAGCAGTGGCGATACCGCTTGGCATCGCAGCTGGATTGTCGGTTTGCTCACCGAGTACTACGACCCGATGTACGCCTTCCAGCGCGAGAGCAAGGGGCAGCGCATCGAGTTTTCCGGTACCCGGGACGAAGTGGTGGCCTATCTGCGCGAGCGCAAGCGCCCCTGA
- a CDS encoding tryptophan synthase subunit beta has translation MFHVQRDAEGRLIRVEAAPFAESSGQLDAEDQEIQSWFANQSVESSLLQLRQTDPEMIRVLEDLIHLLTTKGVLRITDLPAAAQHKLVHRSQAREGLGGLNRLIGDDDNSLI, from the coding sequence ATGTTTCATGTTCAGCGAGATGCCGAAGGCCGTCTGATCCGGGTAGAAGCGGCCCCTTTCGCAGAAAGCAGCGGTCAGCTCGATGCCGAGGATCAGGAGATTCAATCCTGGTTCGCCAACCAGTCCGTTGAAAGCAGCCTGCTGCAGCTGCGGCAGACCGACCCGGAGATGATCCGCGTACTCGAGGATCTGATTCACCTGCTGACGACCAAGGGCGTACTGCGCATTACCGACCTGCCCGCTGCCGCCCAGCACAAGCTGGTCCACCGCTCACAGGCGCGTGAAGGGCTTGGCGGTCTTAACCGGCTGATCGGTGATGACGACAACAGCCTGATCTGA
- a CDS encoding PhnE/PtxC family ABC transporter permease, producing MLNPAQRDPAALPRLLLAVLAVLLLWPGLQLSELNPAVLWQADNAASMGKFLQGFWPPAHDREFLQLLGEATLQTLAMATAGLFLALLLAIPASLFASRALSLSALPRGGRPVWWTQLLRWPVRGLLIVLRSIPEIVWALLFVRAVGLGPTAGVLAIAITYSGMLGKVYAEIFESVDPRPARALLLAGSGRLAAFVYGTLPSAAGELLSYTVYRWECAIRASVVMGFVGAGGLGQQIDFSLRMFAGAEVASLLLTFLLLVLLADSLSRLLRSRLQ from the coding sequence ATGCTGAACCCCGCACAACGCGACCCGGCCGCACTCCCCCGCCTGTTGCTGGCGGTATTGGCGGTGCTGCTGTTGTGGCCCGGCCTGCAGCTCAGCGAGCTGAATCCGGCGGTGCTCTGGCAGGCAGATAATGCCGCCAGCATGGGCAAGTTTCTGCAGGGCTTCTGGCCCCCGGCCCATGACCGCGAGTTTCTTCAGCTACTCGGCGAAGCCACCCTGCAAACCCTGGCCATGGCCACCGCCGGTTTGTTTCTGGCGTTGCTGCTGGCCATTCCGGCGTCTTTGTTCGCCAGCCGCGCCCTGTCGTTGTCGGCACTGCCGCGTGGCGGACGCCCCGTGTGGTGGACGCAACTCCTGCGCTGGCCGGTACGCGGCCTGCTGATCGTACTGCGCAGCATTCCGGAGATTGTCTGGGCGTTGCTGTTCGTGCGCGCCGTCGGCCTGGGCCCCACGGCCGGGGTGCTGGCCATCGCCATCACCTACAGCGGCATGCTCGGCAAGGTCTATGCGGAAATCTTCGAATCGGTCGACCCGCGCCCGGCACGCGCCCTGCTGCTGGCCGGCAGCGGGCGGCTGGCCGCGTTTGTCTACGGCACCCTGCCCAGCGCCGCCGGCGAACTGCTGTCCTACACCGTATACCGTTGGGAATGCGCCATTCGCGCCTCGGTAGTGATGGGCTTTGTCGGTGCCGGCGGCCTCGGCCAGCAGATCGACTTTTCCCTGCGCATGTTCGCCGGCGCGGAAGTGGCCAGTCTGCTGCTGACCTTCCTCTTGTTGGTGTTGCTGGCCGACAGTCTCAGCCGCCTGCTGCGGAGCCGGCTGCAATGA
- a CDS encoding potassium channel family protein, with protein sequence MFKTFFNRARFRLLLAATVALMVTMMWHRADHFAVFCCALLLTLAGINALPSHKPMYKVVIALGVINTLMMTLVQFDLIRLQVSNLSMAALYIVLFSSLIHRLTRERPVTGELLYGLVAIYLQIALLFAIFYQAIETLYPNAFAATAGVLPLEHDDFTYFSMITLTTVGYGDIYPMHPLARMLVSFEAVTGVLFIGLSMARSLMLINDDPQKGLE encoded by the coding sequence TTGTTCAAAACCTTCTTTAACCGTGCGCGTTTCCGCCTGCTGCTGGCTGCTACGGTGGCGTTGATGGTGACGATGATGTGGCATCGGGCTGACCACTTTGCCGTTTTCTGCTGTGCCTTGCTGCTCACCCTGGCCGGCATCAACGCCCTGCCCAGCCATAAGCCGATGTACAAAGTGGTCATTGCGCTGGGGGTGATCAATACCCTGATGATGACGCTGGTGCAGTTCGACCTGATCCGATTGCAGGTCAGCAATTTAAGCATGGCCGCCCTGTATATCGTGCTGTTCTCCTCGCTGATCCACCGGCTTACCCGCGAACGCCCGGTAACCGGTGAACTGCTCTATGGCCTGGTGGCCATCTACCTGCAAATCGCCCTGCTGTTCGCCATTTTCTATCAAGCCATCGAGACGCTGTATCCCAATGCATTCGCTGCAACAGCGGGCGTCCTGCCTTTGGAGCATGACGACTTTACCTACTTCAGCATGATCACCCTGACTACTGTGGGCTACGGCGACATCTACCCCATGCACCCGCTTGCGCGGATGCTGGTGTCTTTCGAGGCGGTAACCGGTGTGCTGTTCATCGGCCTGTCGATGGCGCGCAGCCTGATGCTGATCAACGATGACCCACAGAAAGGCCTCGAATAA
- a CDS encoding IS110 family RNA-guided transposase, translating to MSSVVGIDIAKGSFDIATLQINDKYRTKARLPNNPKGFDALQAWLGKHATADAWLVMEATGIYHLALAEHMYNLGYQVAVINPACISSYAKSQLQRVKTDKVDAKLIALYGQRHKDELVAWQPEPLAQRRLRALVRRLEDLKGLEQMEQNRLDVSDASVQGSIRSVIQHLEQEITATLKAIKEHIDDDPDLRGQRELLVSIDGISDKTAALIMAELANPLRFKSSRAVVAFAGLNPRLQESGKHKGHVRISRTGSASLRAGLYMPALVAMTHNPAVKALSERLKAKGKPGKQIVCAAMRKLLHIAYGVLKSGKPFDAQLAIAH from the coding sequence ATGTCCAGCGTAGTTGGTATCGACATTGCCAAAGGCAGCTTTGATATTGCCACCCTTCAGATCAACGACAAGTACCGCACCAAAGCCCGTCTGCCGAATAATCCCAAGGGGTTTGATGCCCTGCAGGCATGGCTGGGCAAACATGCCACGGCCGATGCCTGGCTGGTGATGGAGGCAACCGGTATTTATCACCTGGCGTTGGCTGAACACATGTACAACCTGGGCTATCAGGTTGCAGTGATCAACCCTGCGTGCATTTCCAGCTATGCCAAGAGCCAGTTGCAGCGGGTCAAAACCGACAAGGTCGATGCCAAATTGATCGCACTTTATGGCCAGCGCCATAAAGATGAGCTTGTCGCCTGGCAGCCCGAACCCCTTGCGCAGCGCCGCCTGCGTGCCTTGGTACGGCGTCTGGAAGACCTCAAGGGGCTTGAGCAGATGGAGCAAAATCGATTGGATGTCTCTGATGCCAGCGTGCAAGGCTCTATCCGCTCGGTCATCCAGCATTTGGAGCAAGAGATTACGGCGACCCTGAAAGCCATCAAAGAACATATTGATGATGATCCTGACTTGCGTGGCCAGCGTGAACTGCTGGTCAGCATTGACGGGATCAGCGATAAAACTGCAGCGTTGATAATGGCCGAGCTGGCGAATCCGTTACGCTTCAAGAGCTCCCGCGCCGTTGTCGCATTCGCCGGGCTGAACCCTCGACTGCAAGAGTCCGGCAAGCACAAAGGGCATGTGCGTATATCGCGCACGGGGTCCGCAAGTCTACGTGCAGGTTTGTACATGCCGGCACTCGTGGCCATGACGCACAATCCGGCAGTAAAAGCCCTGAGTGAGCGGCTAAAAGCCAAAGGCAAGCCGGGTAAACAGATCGTCTGCGCAGCGATGCGTAAACTTCTACACATTGCTTACGGCGTATTGAAGTCAGGCAAGCCTTTTGATGCTCAACTGGCTATTGCGCACTGA